In Parasegetibacter sp. NRK P23, a single genomic region encodes these proteins:
- a CDS encoding sensor histidine kinase, translated as MPLPQYTRKDMLIMATALPPVVALFNVLLFGKNFFSNTVLIAGSGLLVAAVMALAWIGYALIAVTVRNRLPQGRQLLKRMLLTILLISLVQAFVTTLIFKGYDFFGLFGYSFEETPYYWMLAIGIVLNVMVTLVHEGVDSFERWKNTLQETEQLKRTYTQSQLLGLKSQINPHFLFNSLNSLSSLISEDEEKAEAFLDELTKVYRYMLSCHEEQFVPLETEIQFLHSYFYLLQTRYGNSLELDIKVPENDRKKFVTPLLLQAVFEYGFNTGMLSKKHPMMFAVNTDPDGNLILKNEWLPRKHPVEVSKEGIFNIADKYKLLCKKEVEVQNGNGIFTMKLPLIEHKIVAL; from the coding sequence ATGCCGCTCCCGCAATACACCCGGAAAGACATGCTCATTATGGCCACCGCGCTCCCTCCAGTGGTGGCGCTCTTTAATGTGCTGTTGTTCGGGAAAAACTTCTTCAGCAACACTGTGCTTATCGCGGGTTCAGGTCTGCTGGTGGCCGCGGTGATGGCCCTGGCCTGGATCGGCTATGCACTCATCGCCGTAACCGTGCGCAACCGCCTGCCGCAAGGGCGGCAGTTGTTGAAACGCATGCTGCTTACTATCCTGCTCATCTCACTGGTACAGGCTTTCGTGACCACGCTTATTTTTAAAGGATACGATTTCTTCGGACTGTTCGGCTATTCTTTCGAGGAAACACCGTATTACTGGATGCTGGCCATCGGCATTGTCCTGAATGTAATGGTGACGCTGGTACACGAAGGTGTGGATAGTTTCGAACGTTGGAAAAACACGCTCCAGGAAACAGAACAACTCAAACGAACTTATACGCAGAGCCAGTTGCTGGGACTGAAAAGTCAGATCAACCCGCACTTTCTGTTCAACAGCCTGAACTCGCTCTCGAGCCTGATCAGCGAAGATGAAGAAAAAGCCGAAGCCTTCCTGGATGAACTTACTAAAGTATACCGCTACATGCTCAGTTGCCACGAGGAACAGTTCGTACCTCTGGAAACGGAAATACAATTCCTCCATTCTTATTTCTATCTCTTACAAACCAGGTATGGCAATAGCCTGGAACTGGACATAAAAGTCCCTGAGAACGACCGTAAGAAATTTGTGACCCCACTACTGTTACAAGCCGTATTTGAATATGGTTTTAACACCGGGATGTTGTCTAAAAAACACCCGATGATGTTTGCGGTAAACACCGATCCTGACGGCAACCTGATTCTAAAAAACGAATGGCTGCCCAGGAAACATCCGGTGGAGGTGAGCAAAGAAGGTATTTTCAACATCGCCGATAAGTACAAACTCTTGTGTAAAAAAGAGGTGGAAGTGCAAAACGGCAACGGTATTTTCACGATGAAACTCCCGTTGATAGAACATAAAATCGTAGCCCTATGA
- a CDS encoding thioredoxin family protein: MKKALFTLAFLLLTATIIHAQPPSATDVLKEARSVAAQEKKKVFIIFHASWCGWCHKMDTILQSPAVAPIFNKYYLTRHITVLESENKKNLENPGGKAFMDQYHGGNSGIPYWLVFDEKGSLLADARIRKEGSDEPGGNSGCPATKEEIDYFTRTLRATSQITAEEAETIAKAFRTIRGL, translated from the coding sequence ATGAAAAAAGCGCTCTTCACCCTGGCTTTTCTCCTGCTGACAGCAACCATTATCCATGCGCAACCGCCTTCTGCAACTGATGTACTGAAGGAAGCACGGTCTGTTGCGGCGCAGGAAAAGAAGAAAGTATTCATCATTTTCCACGCTTCCTGGTGTGGCTGGTGCCATAAAATGGATACGATCCTTCAAAGCCCTGCCGTGGCGCCCATTTTCAACAAATATTATCTTACCCGACATATCACCGTACTGGAATCGGAGAACAAGAAGAACCTGGAGAACCCTGGCGGGAAAGCTTTTATGGACCAGTACCATGGGGGCAACTCCGGTATTCCTTACTGGCTGGTATTTGATGAAAAGGGATCACTGCTTGCCGATGCGCGCATCCGCAAAGAAGGTTCGGATGAACCGGGAGGCAACAGCGGTTGTCCTGCCACTAAAGAAGAGATCGACTATTTTACGCGTACCCTGCGCGCCACCTCGCAGATTACAGCGGAAGAAGCGGAAACCATCGCCAAAGCATTCCGTACCATAAGGGGACTTTAG
- a CDS encoding site-specific DNA-methyltransferase, with protein MLITKQTMHQTDSPIQVTMSSPDLIQENIQKLAALFPHCVTESAAGLSVDLDLLRQELNGKVVEGTKERYRLEWPGKREAIVAANLKTTRTLRPAVDESIDFDTTENVYIEGDNLEVLKLLQESYVGKIKMIYIDPPYNTGKDFVYKDNFAQDSELFRAESGLTNEYHQRLVSNPDNSGRYHSDWLSMMYPRLKLARNLLTEDGVIFISIDDNEVHNLRKICDEVFGERNFVAKLIWKRRASSAMADNNVSTDHEYVVCYQKGALIGFTGIEKDFKSYSNPDNDPRGPWVLGDLTVGMTASMRPNQAYDLVDPSTNHVYPYNPNRVWAFIPESMDKMIREKRVIFPEDVTRRPMQKRFQHELKSSQNPLSSILIDKVGLNTEATKIMQNLLGGNMFDYSKPVSLLQILIAQIASSPNSIILDFFSGSATTAHAVMQLNAEDGGSRRFIMVQLPEKTPEASEAHKAGYDNICAIGKERIRRAARKIKEDTGAAIDYGFRVFRLDDSNMRDVYYAPEVFKQDQLELFADNIKPGRTALDLLVQVMLSLGLPLSVKIDRKEVAGKEVLLANDGTLMACFDSGINETFIKSADLTAVERIVFRDASFSDDTAKENVKQLLKQLKPSLEMRVI; from the coding sequence ATGCTCATCACCAAACAAACCATGCACCAAACCGATTCACCCATTCAAGTTACCATGAGCTCGCCTGACCTTATTCAAGAAAACATTCAAAAACTGGCGGCTTTATTCCCCCATTGTGTAACTGAATCAGCTGCGGGACTTTCGGTAGACCTTGATCTGCTGAGGCAGGAGTTAAACGGAAAAGTGGTGGAAGGAACCAAAGAGCGTTACCGCCTGGAATGGCCCGGCAAAAGAGAAGCCATTGTTGCCGCCAATCTTAAAACCACACGTACCTTGCGCCCGGCCGTGGATGAATCTATTGATTTCGATACCACAGAAAACGTTTATATAGAAGGCGACAACCTCGAAGTGCTGAAACTGCTCCAGGAAAGCTATGTAGGGAAAATAAAAATGATTTATATAGATCCGCCTTACAATACGGGGAAGGACTTCGTTTATAAAGACAATTTTGCGCAAGACAGCGAACTATTCAGAGCAGAAAGCGGGCTCACCAATGAATACCACCAACGACTGGTAAGTAACCCCGATAACAGCGGGCGCTACCATTCCGACTGGTTAAGTATGATGTATCCACGTTTGAAGCTGGCACGTAACCTGCTTACGGAGGACGGCGTAATTTTTATTTCTATTGATGACAATGAAGTTCATAACCTGAGAAAGATTTGTGATGAGGTTTTTGGGGAAAGGAATTTTGTGGCTAAACTAATATGGAAAAGAAGAGCTTCTTCGGCAATGGCCGACAACAACGTATCTACAGACCATGAGTATGTTGTATGTTATCAAAAGGGTGCGTTAATTGGCTTCACTGGAATAGAAAAAGATTTTAAGAGTTATTCCAATCCAGATAATGATCCCCGCGGACCATGGGTATTAGGAGACCTTACTGTTGGAATGACTGCCTCTATGCGCCCCAATCAGGCTTACGATTTAGTAGATCCCTCAACTAATCATGTTTATCCCTACAATCCAAATCGTGTTTGGGCTTTCATTCCAGAGTCAATGGATAAAATGATTAGAGAAAAACGTGTAATCTTTCCAGAAGATGTAACGAGGCGCCCAATGCAGAAAAGATTTCAGCATGAATTAAAAAGTTCCCAAAACCCTCTCTCCTCCATATTGATCGATAAAGTGGGCCTAAACACTGAGGCTACAAAAATTATGCAGAATCTACTTGGGGGAAATATGTTTGACTATTCAAAACCTGTATCATTATTGCAGATTCTGATTGCTCAGATCGCCTCTTCCCCCAACTCCATCATCCTCGACTTCTTCTCCGGTTCTGCCACCACGGCCCATGCCGTGATGCAATTGAATGCGGAAGATGGAGGTTCGCGCCGCTTTATCATGGTACAGCTGCCCGAAAAAACACCGGAGGCCAGCGAGGCTCACAAAGCGGGGTACGATAACATTTGTGCTATTGGAAAAGAAAGGATCAGGCGTGCCGCGCGTAAAATAAAAGAAGATACCGGCGCTGCCATCGACTATGGGTTCCGTGTTTTTCGCCTCGATGATAGCAATATGAGGGATGTGTATTATGCGCCGGAAGTATTTAAGCAGGATCAGCTGGAACTTTTTGCGGATAATATTAAACCCGGCCGGACAGCGCTGGACCTGTTGGTTCAGGTGATGTTGAGCCTGGGCCTTCCGCTCTCCGTAAAGATCGACAGGAAAGAAGTAGCCGGGAAAGAGGTGCTGCTCGCAAACGATGGCACATTAATGGCCTGTTTTGATTCCGGCATCAACGAAACATTCATTAAAAGTGCCGACCTCACTGCTGTGGAGCGGATCGTATTCCGTGATGCCTCTTTTTCCGACGATACGGCCAAAGAGAATGTGAAGCAACTGCTGAAACAACTGAAGCCTTCCTTAGAAATGCGTGTAATCTGA
- a CDS encoding glycosyltransferase codes for MQHNILPGNDPVKNTLAKNGRRILFACVPADGHFNPLTGLATHLKEMGHDVRFYTQDYYKEKVAKLGLHHYPFVNVPQINANNFEEFFSERKAIKSQVKKFKYDLEHLFIGFGPKYFQDLEAIYQDFPYDLLIADIMFTGSAYIKDKLRIPVITVGIAPIMESSKDLAPAGLGITPSYTFFGKIKQGLMRFSCDKMMFSGLTKINNRIFRQYGVKVVSGNVLDILYRKVDLVLQSGTPGFEYRRGDLNPKIRYIGPLLPKHKPGNEPFRLCAEQAQYKKVILVTQGTAEPDVEKLLVPTLEAFRNTEYLVIATTAGNRTEELKARFPEKNILIRDFIPFSEVMPLADVFITNGGYGGTLLGITHKLPLVVAGVHEGKSEICARVGYFKLGVNMKTETPTPVKIQAAVNEVLNNPLYKERVTRLSHEFSLYDADERCAMYVNDLLQQAKVEYKKINRASGVTL; via the coding sequence ATGCAACACAACATTCTTCCCGGAAACGACCCTGTGAAAAACACGCTGGCAAAGAATGGCAGACGCATCCTGTTTGCATGTGTCCCGGCCGACGGCCACTTTAATCCACTCACCGGCCTCGCCACCCATCTCAAAGAAATGGGCCACGATGTGCGGTTCTACACCCAGGACTATTACAAGGAGAAAGTCGCCAAACTCGGGCTGCACCACTATCCTTTTGTAAACGTTCCGCAGATAAACGCCAACAACTTCGAGGAGTTTTTCTCTGAAAGGAAAGCGATTAAAAGCCAGGTAAAGAAATTCAAATACGACCTGGAGCACCTTTTCATCGGCTTCGGTCCGAAATATTTCCAGGACCTGGAAGCGATTTACCAGGACTTCCCTTACGACCTGCTCATCGCCGATATTATGTTCACGGGTTCGGCCTACATCAAAGATAAGCTCAGGATTCCCGTTATTACCGTGGGCATCGCGCCCATCATGGAATCTTCAAAGGACCTTGCGCCCGCGGGACTGGGTATTACGCCTTCGTATACTTTTTTCGGAAAGATAAAACAAGGTCTGATGCGCTTCTCCTGCGACAAAATGATGTTCTCCGGTCTCACGAAGATCAATAACCGCATCTTCAGGCAGTACGGGGTGAAAGTGGTTTCCGGCAATGTACTGGATATCCTCTACCGCAAAGTCGACCTCGTACTCCAGAGCGGCACCCCGGGCTTCGAGTACCGCCGTGGCGACCTCAACCCCAAGATCCGGTACATTGGCCCCTTGCTACCCAAACACAAGCCCGGCAACGAACCTTTCCGACTCTGTGCTGAGCAGGCGCAATACAAAAAAGTGATCCTGGTAACCCAGGGAACCGCGGAGCCCGATGTGGAAAAGCTGCTTGTGCCTACACTGGAAGCTTTCCGGAACACGGAATACCTCGTGATCGCCACTACCGCGGGTAACCGTACCGAAGAACTGAAAGCCAGGTTCCCGGAAAAAAATATACTGATCCGTGACTTTATCCCATTTTCAGAAGTAATGCCGCTGGCCGATGTATTCATTACCAACGGCGGATATGGCGGAACACTGCTGGGCATCACCCACAAACTACCCCTGGTGGTGGCCGGCGTTCATGAAGGCAAAAGCGAAATATGCGCGCGGGTAGGTTATTTTAAACTTGGTGTGAACATGAAAACAGAAACACCTACGCCCGTTAAGATACAGGCGGCTGTAAATGAAGTGCTCAACAATCCTTTATACAAAGAAAGGGTAACACGCCTTTCCCATGAGTTCAGTTTGTACGATGCGGATGAAAGATGCGCCATGTACGTGAATGATCTTTTGCAGCAAGCGAAAGTGGAATACAAAAAAATAAACCGCGCCAGCGGAGTAACCCTTTAA
- a CDS encoding sensor histidine kinase → MKLPVPNKMEWASFVTLMPLISFLTCFVLFGNEWYRNDALWLKGFGFILLVGLGIWYTDVVLTRYIHDAFISYRDTIKRIVTLVVKQFVVVTICVFIILWGVEHFSAEPFEVTPRKFWLSLSIGVSITLIAMIIWEGDFIFSQYKESVREREMYAQLSLEGEFESLKRQVNPHFLFNCFNTLSALISEDKQKAELFLNELSKVYRYLLRTNESGMSTLRNELHFIESYMRLLKTRHGEALRLQIETDKKYDQHLLPSLSLQMLVENVVKHNALSKNHPLTIEIFTTAGNKLVVNNNIRGRSKKAPSGRVGLSNIATKYQLLNQHGFQVMEDGKYFTVVLPLIWNGTPNLNTTFT, encoded by the coding sequence ATGAAACTGCCGGTTCCCAATAAGATGGAATGGGCCAGCTTCGTTACGCTGATGCCGCTGATCTCCTTTCTCACCTGCTTTGTGCTGTTCGGGAACGAGTGGTACAGGAACGATGCGCTCTGGCTCAAAGGATTCGGCTTTATCCTGCTGGTGGGACTGGGCATCTGGTACACGGATGTAGTGCTTACCAGGTACATTCACGACGCGTTTATTTCCTACCGCGATACCATCAAACGCATCGTAACGCTGGTGGTAAAGCAGTTCGTAGTCGTCACAATATGCGTGTTCATCATTCTCTGGGGCGTGGAGCATTTTTCCGCGGAGCCCTTCGAGGTAACACCGCGCAAGTTCTGGCTCTCGCTTTCTATTGGCGTAAGCATTACGTTGATCGCGATGATCATCTGGGAAGGAGATTTTATCTTTTCACAATACAAAGAGAGTGTAAGGGAACGGGAGATGTACGCCCAGCTTAGCCTGGAAGGCGAGTTTGAGTCGCTGAAAAGGCAGGTGAACCCGCACTTTCTGTTCAATTGCTTTAATACGCTTTCGGCGCTTATTTCCGAAGACAAACAGAAAGCGGAACTCTTCCTGAACGAACTCAGCAAAGTGTACCGCTACCTGCTGCGCACCAACGAAAGCGGCATGAGTACGCTCCGCAACGAACTTCATTTTATTGAATCCTATATGCGTTTGCTGAAAACGCGCCATGGTGAAGCGTTGCGCCTGCAGATCGAGACCGATAAGAAATACGACCAACACCTGCTGCCTTCGCTCAGTTTGCAGATGCTGGTGGAAAATGTGGTGAAGCACAACGCGCTTTCAAAGAACCATCCACTCACCATCGAAATATTCACCACCGCCGGCAATAAACTGGTGGTCAACAACAACATCAGGGGCAGGAGTAAGAAAGCGCCTTCCGGACGCGTGGGCCTCTCCAATATCGCCACCAAATACCAGTTGCTGAACCAGCACGGTTTCCAGGTGATGGAAGATGGAAAATACTTTACCGTGGTGCTGCCGCTGATCTGGAACGGAACGCCCAACCTGAACACCACCTTTACCTAA
- a CDS encoding LytTR family DNA-binding domain-containing protein → MKVFIIEDEELAVKKLYKTLLSIDEDIEVIATADSVAAAVEWLENNETPDLMLMDIELLDGQSFEIFHHVEVKCPVIFTTSYDEYALKAFKVNSIDYLLKPVQKDDLAAALEKYKKLYATSAAAPALNMDNLLKELQQKLHPKDYRKRFLVKNGPNLVSVETDEIAYFYSDGRLIFFKTGENKKFVVDYTMDELEDMLDPDRFYRVSRSFFVSVNSVGQIHDYFGNRLILQLKPALDKEVIVSREKVAEFKRWMGK, encoded by the coding sequence ATGAAAGTTTTTATTATTGAAGATGAAGAACTGGCCGTGAAGAAACTCTACAAAACATTGTTGAGTATTGATGAAGACATTGAAGTGATCGCCACCGCAGATAGTGTGGCCGCCGCGGTGGAATGGCTGGAAAACAATGAAACGCCCGACCTGATGCTGATGGATATTGAACTGCTGGACGGACAAAGTTTCGAAATATTCCACCACGTGGAAGTGAAATGCCCCGTCATCTTCACCACCTCTTACGATGAATACGCGCTGAAAGCTTTTAAGGTGAACAGCATCGACTATCTTTTGAAGCCGGTCCAGAAAGATGACCTGGCCGCGGCACTCGAAAAATACAAAAAACTATACGCCACATCCGCCGCAGCGCCTGCGCTGAATATGGACAACCTGCTGAAAGAACTGCAACAGAAGCTGCACCCGAAAGATTACCGCAAACGCTTCCTGGTAAAGAACGGACCCAACCTGGTTTCCGTGGAAACCGACGAGATCGCCTACTTCTACAGTGACGGCCGGCTGATCTTTTTTAAAACAGGTGAGAACAAAAAGTTTGTTGTCGATTATACGATGGATGAACTGGAAGATATGCTCGATCCCGACCGGTTCTATCGCGTGAGCCGCTCCTTCTTTGTTTCCGTAAACAGCGTGGGACAGATACACGATTATTTCGGGAACAGGCTCATCCTTCAATTGAAACCCGCACTGGATAAAGAAGTAATTGTGAGCCGCGAAAAAGTAGCCGAGTTCAAGCGCTGGATGGGCAAATAA
- a CDS encoding helix-turn-helix domain-containing protein produces the protein MPATRSYYRNEEFLRQIGLKIKALRKEKGLSQEALAFKCNDMDYSQINRMERGVVNFSVSYLFIIAEALEVSPEELLRF, from the coding sequence ATGCCAGCCACCAGATCTTATTACAGGAATGAAGAATTCCTACGGCAAATTGGTTTGAAAATCAAAGCTTTACGAAAGGAAAAAGGCCTCTCACAAGAAGCGTTGGCTTTCAAGTGTAACGATATGGACTACTCTCAGATCAACAGGATGGAACGAGGGGTGGTAAATTTTTCCGTGTCTTATTTGTTCATCATCGCAGAGGCGCTGGAAGTGTCTCCTGAAGAACTGCTTCGTTTCTGA
- a CDS encoding RtcB family protein, whose product MSKLKLSAKDLRKAGYPETPVISIALQVMQQHYKHETKEKAMNILNAVLASPATYLDDAVLKLIARQLVEETEAEAEAVSLNKNGVPFTIFGQEHIEAAALHQMHQAVKLPVSVGGALMPDAHAGYGLPIGGVLAVKNAVIPYGVGVDIGCRMSLSLFDIDPVELHRRKDFFARELKNATLFGSGKSFQQAADHAVMDNPAFGALPLLKKLHGKAWKQLGSSGSGNHFAEFGAVEITEKDDILSVEPGTYVGLLTHSGSRALGAHIANHYTKMARSRRRLPGEAANLAWLGLDEAEGQEYWLAMNLAGDYATACHDVIHTKIAKALGRKPFKRVENHHNFAWKEKWEGQEVIVHRKGATPAGKNVLGIIPGSMVHPGFIVKGKGEAAAICSAAHGAGRKMSRSRAANSFTHHELNLLLLKNGVTLMGGGLDEAPHAYKDIEMVMKGQRALVDTVGRFIPKIVRMDGTTPEQRTDRRTIF is encoded by the coding sequence ATGAGCAAGTTAAAACTAAGCGCAAAGGATTTGCGCAAAGCAGGATATCCGGAAACACCGGTCATCAGCATCGCCTTACAGGTGATGCAACAACATTATAAACACGAAACAAAAGAAAAAGCAATGAACATTTTAAACGCGGTACTGGCATCGCCCGCGACATATCTCGATGATGCCGTGCTGAAACTCATCGCCAGGCAACTGGTGGAAGAAACGGAGGCCGAAGCAGAAGCCGTATCTCTGAACAAGAACGGCGTACCCTTCACGATATTCGGTCAGGAACACATTGAAGCCGCCGCATTGCACCAGATGCACCAAGCCGTTAAATTACCGGTTAGTGTGGGTGGCGCACTGATGCCCGACGCGCACGCAGGCTATGGTTTGCCCATAGGCGGTGTGCTTGCGGTGAAAAACGCCGTAATTCCCTATGGTGTGGGTGTTGACATCGGCTGCAGGATGAGTTTAAGTCTGTTCGATATAGATCCCGTTGAACTACACCGGAGGAAAGATTTCTTTGCGCGCGAATTGAAGAACGCGACATTGTTCGGCAGCGGAAAATCCTTTCAGCAGGCAGCAGATCATGCTGTTATGGACAATCCTGCTTTCGGAGCGCTTCCCCTGTTGAAAAAACTGCATGGCAAAGCCTGGAAACAATTGGGCAGCTCCGGTAGCGGCAACCATTTTGCGGAATTCGGCGCTGTTGAGATCACTGAAAAAGACGACATACTGAGTGTTGAACCGGGAACATATGTAGGGCTACTCACCCATTCGGGATCCAGGGCGTTGGGTGCGCATATCGCTAACCATTACACGAAGATGGCACGAAGCAGGAGAAGGCTTCCCGGCGAAGCGGCTAACCTGGCCTGGCTGGGACTGGATGAAGCGGAAGGACAGGAATACTGGCTCGCCATGAACCTCGCGGGCGATTATGCCACCGCATGCCACGATGTGATACATACGAAGATCGCTAAAGCGCTTGGTCGCAAGCCATTTAAGCGTGTCGAAAACCACCACAATTTCGCCTGGAAGGAGAAGTGGGAGGGGCAGGAAGTAATCGTTCACCGGAAAGGCGCTACGCCAGCCGGGAAAAATGTGCTGGGCATTATCCCCGGCTCCATGGTGCATCCTGGTTTTATCGTAAAAGGAAAAGGCGAAGCCGCTGCTATTTGCTCAGCCGCGCATGGCGCCGGCCGTAAAATGAGCAGGAGCAGGGCTGCCAACAGCTTCACGCACCATGAACTGAATCTTCTGCTGCTGAAAAACGGCGTAACCCTGATGGGTGGTGGTCTGGACGAAGCACCCCATGCGTATAAGGATATCGAGATGGTCATGAAGGGCCAGCGGGCATTGGTAGATACCGTAGGGCGGTTTATACCGAAGATCGTGCGCATGGATGGGACCACGCCGGAACAGCGCACAGACAGAAGGACAATTTTTTAA
- a CDS encoding DoxX family protein, with the protein MKKLLQLSPLNADLAALLLRLIYGGLFVRYGYMKASNYDAILPMFGDIIGIGSKLSFNLVIFAELGCGFLVLIGLFTRVSVLPVLFTMIIAYFVAHAKDTFDVKSMSFILMVLSLVIFVLGSGKYSVDALWNRKKPD; encoded by the coding sequence ATGAAAAAGTTACTGCAACTGTCCCCGCTTAACGCCGATCTTGCGGCATTGCTGCTGCGCCTGATTTATGGTGGACTTTTCGTGCGCTACGGCTATATGAAAGCCTCGAATTATGACGCGATCCTTCCCATGTTCGGAGACATCATCGGGATCGGTTCGAAACTATCTTTCAACCTGGTGATCTTCGCCGAACTGGGTTGCGGCTTTCTCGTACTCATCGGGTTATTCACCAGGGTAAGTGTGTTACCCGTTCTGTTCACCATGATCATCGCCTATTTTGTGGCCCACGCGAAAGATACTTTCGATGTGAAGTCTATGTCTTTCATTCTGATGGTGCTGTCGCTGGTAATATTTGTACTGGGCAGTGGTAAATATTCGGTAGACGCGTTGTGGAACAGGAAGAAGCCAGACTGA